From a single Blastocatellia bacterium genomic region:
- a CDS encoding 2-oxoacid:acceptor oxidoreductase subunit alpha, translated as MSGIETDVQVTPSLRAGGTVINDFSIEVATVNGSGSQTANTVLLRTIFQMGVPVSGKNLFPSNISGLPTWFTIRVSKHGYIGRKKDADVLVAMNPETAPEDVDKMRAGTLVVYDEPLNLRSRRSDLIFYPVPFDKLVAPVCSKPKLRPLVRNMIYVGVLAYLLNLDMAQAKVALNKQLGKKAAVLDMNAAALQVGYDFASEHFTKQDRYLVAPMNENQGKIIIDGNAAAALGCMFAGVTVVAWYPITPSSSLCESLIMYMKKYRMDKRTGKATFAIIQAEDELASLGIVLGAGWAGARAMTSTSGPGISLMSEFAGLGYYAEVPGVIFDIQRVGPSTGLPTRTMQGDLLQTAYLSHGDTKHILLFPGSVEECYTMAIEAFDLAEEFQTPVFVMSDLDLGMNNWMSDPFPYPEQPPKRGKVLTEQDLQRIGRFERYRDVDGDGIPYRTIPGSSMPAYFCRGSGHNERALYSERPDDYKRNMDRIARKFETARHRVPAPELVRDGADDVGIIAFGSSHFPTIESVDQLRTEADINASYLRIRAFPFSSEVESFVRRHDRIYVVDQNRDGQMRDLLRLELAPELAPKLRSVRHYDGLPIDARTITDQILAQEGITS; from the coding sequence ATGTCTGGGATTGAAACAGATGTACAAGTGACTCCCTCATTAAGAGCCGGTGGCACGGTTATCAACGATTTCAGCATTGAGGTCGCAACCGTCAATGGCTCAGGCAGCCAGACGGCCAACACCGTTCTGCTACGGACGATCTTCCAGATGGGCGTGCCTGTCTCAGGAAAGAATTTGTTCCCTTCTAATATCTCCGGGCTCCCCACCTGGTTTACCATCCGCGTGAGCAAGCATGGCTACATCGGACGGAAAAAAGATGCGGACGTGCTGGTCGCCATGAACCCAGAAACGGCACCGGAAGACGTTGATAAGATGCGAGCCGGCACCCTCGTTGTGTATGACGAGCCGTTGAACCTGCGCTCACGGCGTAGCGACCTGATCTTTTATCCCGTCCCATTCGACAAACTTGTTGCGCCGGTCTGTTCCAAACCAAAGTTGCGGCCACTGGTTCGCAACATGATCTACGTTGGTGTCCTCGCCTATCTGCTCAACCTAGACATGGCTCAGGCCAAAGTGGCGCTCAACAAGCAACTGGGCAAAAAGGCCGCTGTCCTGGATATGAACGCGGCGGCATTACAGGTTGGATACGATTTTGCCTCAGAGCACTTCACCAAACAGGATCGCTATTTGGTTGCGCCGATGAACGAAAACCAGGGCAAAATCATCATTGACGGCAATGCGGCGGCTGCGCTGGGATGCATGTTCGCCGGGGTCACGGTCGTCGCCTGGTATCCCATCACGCCCTCGAGCTCGCTCTGCGAATCGCTGATTATGTACATGAAAAAATACCGCATGGACAAGCGGACCGGGAAAGCCACCTTCGCCATCATTCAAGCTGAAGATGAATTGGCGTCATTGGGGATTGTGTTAGGCGCGGGATGGGCGGGCGCGCGCGCGATGACCTCGACCTCCGGCCCTGGCATTTCCCTGATGTCGGAGTTCGCCGGGCTTGGTTACTATGCCGAAGTCCCCGGCGTCATTTTTGACATTCAACGTGTCGGACCATCAACTGGCTTGCCGACTCGTACCATGCAAGGCGATTTGTTACAAACAGCCTATCTCTCACATGGAGATACCAAGCACATTCTGCTCTTCCCCGGCTCGGTCGAAGAATGCTACACCATGGCCATCGAAGCATTCGACTTGGCCGAAGAATTCCAAACGCCTGTCTTCGTCATGTCGGACTTGGACCTGGGCATGAACAATTGGATGTCAGACCCGTTCCCCTATCCTGAGCAGCCGCCCAAGCGAGGCAAAGTCCTCACCGAACAAGACCTGCAACGCATAGGGCGCTTCGAACGATACCGAGACGTTGACGGCGATGGGATTCCTTATCGAACGATCCCAGGCTCATCCATGCCTGCTTACTTCTGTCGCGGCAGTGGGCACAATGAGCGGGCTCTTTACAGTGAGCGCCCTGATGATTACAAGCGAAACATGGACCGCATCGCCCGAAAATTTGAAACCGCTCGGCATCGCGTACCGGCGCCGGAACTGGTCAGGGACGGCGCCGACGACGTGGGGATCATCGCCTTCGGCTCAAGCCACTTTCCCACCATCGAATCGGTGGATCAACTTCGAACCGAAGCCGACATCAACGCTTCGTATCTCAGGATTCGCGCATTTCCCTTCAGCTCGGAAGTCGAATCATTCGTTCGTCGGCACGACCGCATATACGTGGTTGATCAGAACCGCGACGGACAGATGCGCGACCTGCTCCGGCTGGAGCTTGCCCCGGAGCTCGCGCCGAAGTTGCGCAGTGTCCGACACTATGATGGATTGCCAATTGACGCGCGTACCATTACCGATCAGATTCTCGCACAGGAAGGTATTACCTCATGA
- a CDS encoding Glu/Leu/Phe/Val dehydrogenase, whose amino-acid sequence MNSITAPVAEETSPYQSMFVYFDRAAKLLNIEPDLYTFMSYPSREITVYIPVRMDDGSIKVFVGYRVQHNFARGPAKGGIRYAPDVTLDEVRALAAWMTWKCAVVDIPFGGAKGGVVCDPSRLSPGELERLTRRYTAQLLDVIGPEQDVPAPDMNTDEQVMAWIMDTYSMHAGHAVRAIVTGKPIELGGSYGRREATGRGLLVVCNEACKMFGMSRQDTTVVIQGAGNVGGVAARLMYRAGYRVLAISDINGGIYHPAGLDVDAALDYLREHKTFEGYQPADFITNRELLELECDILIPAATHNQITSENAHRLKCRIVCEGANGPTTAQADRQLEERNIFVIPDILANAGGVTVSYFEWVQNRLGYFWPERVVNHRLSGVMSRSFRIVHEYATTYHVDMRTAAYMVAIDRVATDIRMRGIYA is encoded by the coding sequence ATGAACTCGATCACGGCGCCTGTGGCCGAGGAAACGAGCCCCTACCAATCCATGTTTGTTTATTTTGATCGAGCGGCAAAGTTGCTCAATATCGAGCCTGATCTTTACACGTTCATGAGTTATCCGAGTCGGGAGATTACAGTCTACATTCCCGTGCGCATGGATGACGGCAGCATTAAAGTGTTTGTTGGTTACCGCGTCCAGCACAATTTTGCTCGTGGTCCGGCTAAAGGCGGGATTCGTTATGCGCCCGATGTCACACTTGATGAGGTGCGCGCTCTGGCCGCCTGGATGACTTGGAAATGTGCTGTGGTTGATATTCCGTTCGGAGGCGCTAAAGGCGGGGTTGTATGTGATCCTTCTCGGCTTTCTCCTGGCGAGTTGGAACGATTGACGCGACGATACACGGCGCAGTTACTCGACGTGATTGGGCCTGAGCAAGATGTGCCTGCGCCAGACATGAATACCGATGAGCAGGTGATGGCCTGGATTATGGACACATATTCGATGCATGCTGGCCATGCTGTGAGGGCAATTGTCACTGGCAAGCCGATTGAGCTTGGCGGCTCTTATGGCCGACGTGAAGCAACGGGGCGTGGCTTGCTGGTGGTTTGTAATGAAGCTTGTAAGATGTTCGGAATGTCTCGGCAGGATACAACCGTTGTGATCCAGGGAGCTGGTAATGTGGGTGGAGTGGCCGCGCGACTGATGTATCGAGCTGGGTACCGAGTCTTAGCTATCTCCGATATCAATGGCGGCATCTATCATCCGGCTGGCCTTGATGTGGATGCGGCATTGGATTATTTGCGAGAACACAAGACGTTTGAAGGCTATCAGCCGGCGGACTTCATTACCAACCGAGAGCTGTTGGAATTGGAATGTGACATCTTAATTCCTGCTGCGACCCATAATCAGATTACTTCTGAGAATGCGCATCGTCTCAAGTGTCGCATTGTTTGCGAGGGCGCCAACGGTCCGACAACGGCGCAAGCAGACAGGCAGTTGGAAGAAAGAAATATTTTTGTCATCCCTGACATCCTGGCCAATGCCGGCGGTGTCACTGTGAGCTACTTTGAGTGGGTACAAAACCGGTTGGGTTACTTCTGGCCTGAACGGGTTGTCAATCATCGGCTCAGTGGTGTGATGTCGCGCAGTTTTCGCATCGTCCATGAGTATGCGACAACCTACCACGTTGATATGAGAACGGCTGCTTACATGGTGGCGATTGATCGTGTCGCTACTGATATTCGGATGCGTGGAATCTATGCGTAG
- a CDS encoding single-stranded DNA-binding protein translates to MSFNKIFLIGNLGRDPELRYTPQGTAVCNFSVAVNERWQDSGGNQQERTTWFRVTVWGKRAEIANQYLKKGSQVFVEGRLSVREYNDKSGAVRTSLDVNASDFQLLDRKVTDVPYETISEPGPTEPIPSPIPSDDDVPF, encoded by the coding sequence ATGTCGTTTAACAAAATTTTCTTGATTGGAAATCTCGGGCGTGATCCCGAATTAAGGTATACCCCACAAGGAACGGCAGTCTGCAATTTCTCAGTTGCTGTGAATGAACGGTGGCAAGATAGTGGGGGCAATCAGCAAGAAAGAACGACCTGGTTTCGTGTTACTGTCTGGGGGAAAAGAGCTGAAATAGCTAACCAATACCTGAAAAAAGGAAGCCAAGTTTTCGTCGAAGGTCGCCTTTCTGTGCGCGAGTACAACGACAAATCAGGAGCTGTTAGAACGTCTCTTGACGTTAATGCCTCTGACTTTCAACTCCTCGACCGCAAAGTGACAGATGTTCCATACGAAACTATTTCGGAGCCTGGGCCAACGGAACCTATTCCCTCACCAATACCATCGGATGATGATGTCCCCTTCTAG